A region from the Strix uralensis isolate ZFMK-TIS-50842 chromosome 24, bStrUra1, whole genome shotgun sequence genome encodes:
- the PLEKHA6 gene encoding pleckstrin homology domain-containing family A member 6 isoform X6: protein MSSKTGNKRPATIPSEPSNHAMVSEVPPERPGGRASRSSRKGIAFGKRSNSMKRNPNAAVTKSGWLYKQASSGVKQWNKRWFVLVDRCLFYYKDEKEESILGSIPLLSFRVAAVQPSDNISRKHTFKVTVCWVEEMPASNEQSLFPQAEHAGIRTYFFSAENTEEQESWIQAMGEAARVQIPPTQRHEKPDSENIPPSKHHHHHCNTTHREHPKADPDAKTRGEGDGRGSEKIERKSERMESKKEPLAKANGIAGQEMPSEPGSPYPEAPRVPASVERPPQPNGWPYSSPSRPGSTAYPPPDGESVAQRRGFAPRTNPEKIAQRKSSMTQLQQWVNSRRGAVPPEELRSPTRFYPVSRRVPDYYSPYSPQYPEDYQYYPPGVRPDSICSMPAYERVSPPWALEDKRHSFRNGGTYQLRDWKEHPGFGRQDVPLWLPSPGRQPTYLDEVDAASGSLRRMSLQPRSRSVPRSPSQGSYSRARVYSPVRSPSARFERLPPRGEEIYADPATFMMRRSISSPKYDYLGDRRPVPAGMYPYHYPASPNVHDKMDELLDLQLQRNLEYLDQQMSESETLISMVNRMVETSSPRAQLYMQVTPFPEAYRETLHAYKISEQDTDKLLGKLCEQNKVLREQERLVQQLRAEKESLESALMGTHQELEMFGSQPAYPEKLLHKKESLQNQLINIRVELSQASTALANSTAEYESLESEVSALHDDLWEQLNLDIQNEMLNRQIQKEIWRIQDVMEGLRKNNPSRGTDTAKHRVAIGPSGTYSSNSPASPLSSASLTSPLSPFSLVSGSQGSPTKPGPGEEPGPPRPPLPKSYVPLESPPTVPPLPGESRLWPYPTSPSWQQGGEAKRGQPKPSFEQSKKEAQRLSPPGPPAEGLLQSRQEQEAEKQAALNKVGIVPPRTKSPAEEEVVPVVGVARRSAGGMANGLSSRERPKSAVFANETKVKMSVEEQIDRMKRHQSGSMKEKRRSLQLPGSQQPETPGTKAPTSYKVVRRHRSIHEVDISDLEAALRSDDPSKVYETPQEEIARLRKMELEPQHYDVDINKELSTPDKVLIPERYVELEPDTPLSPEEMKEKQKKVERIKTLIAKSSLQNVIPLGEGEVDTPQDPETQLQEQEKRIEISCALAAEASRRGRMLSAQCATPSPPTSPASPTPPTNPLSSETSRVADNSHFMRV from the exons ATGTCAAGCAAAACGGGCAACAAGCGCCCGGCGACCATCCCCAGCGAGCCCTCCAACCACGCCATGGTGTCGGAGGTGCCCCCGGAGCGCCCCGGAGGCCGG GCTTCGCGCTCCTCCCGCAAGGGCATCGCCTTCGGGAAGCGCTCCAATTCCATGAAGAGGAACCCCAACGCCGCCGTGACTAAAAGCGGCTGGCTCTACAAGCAG GCCAGCTCGGGGGTGAAGCAGTGGAACAAGCGCTGGTTCGTGCTGGTGGATCGTTGCCTCTTCTACTACAAAG ATGAGAAGGAGGAGAGCATCCTGGGCAGCATCCCCCTCCTCAGCTTCCGCGTGGCCGCCGTGCAGCCCTCCGACAACATCAGCAGGAAGCACACGTTCAAG GTGACAGTGTGCTGGGTGGAGGAGATGCCGGCGAGTAATGAGCAGTCCCTGTTTCCCCAGGCCGAGCACGCTGGCATCCGGACCTACTTCTTCAGCGCCGAGAACACGGAGGAGCAGGAGTCCTGGATCCAAGCCATGGGCGAAGCCGCCCGTGTGCAGATCCCCCCGACCCAGAG GCATGAGAAGCCAGACTCTGAAAACATCCCCCCcagcaaacaccaccaccaccactgcaacACCACCCACCGTGAGCACCCCAAAGCTGACCCCGACGCCAAGACCCGGGGTGAAGGCGACGGCCGTGGCTCGGAGAAGATCGAGAGGAAGTCAGAGAGGATGGAGAGCAAGAAGGAGCCCTTGGCCAAAGCCAACGGCATTGCCGGGCAGGAGATGCCCTCAGAGCCTGGAAGTCCTTACCCTGAGGCACCCCGGGTACCAGCGAGCGTGGAGCGGCCACCACAGCCCAACGGCTGGCCCTACTCCTCGCCCAGCCGCCCCGGCAGCACCGCGTACCCCCCACCCGACGGGGAGAGCGTGGCCCAGCGCCGGGGCTTTGCCCCCCGCACCAACCCTGAGAAGATTGCCCAGCGCAAGAGCTCGATGACACAGCTGCAGCAGTGGGTGAACTCGCGCCGGGGGGCCGTGCCCCCCGAGGAGCTGCGGAG CCCCACCAGGTTTTACCCTGTGTCTCGCCGGGTGCCCGACTACTATTCCCCCTACTCACCCCAGTACCCCGAGGACTACCAATACTACCCACCTGGGGTGCGCCCCGACAGCATCTGCTCCATGCCCGCCTACGAGCGGGTGAGCCCGCCCTGGGCGCTGGAGGACAAGCGGCATTCCTTCCGCAACGGGGGCACCTACCAGCTCCGTGACTGGAAAGAGCACCCCGGTTTTGGCCGGCAAGATGTCCCACTTTGGCTACCCAGTCCTGGGAGGCAACCAACCTACTTGGATGAGGTGGATGCAGCCTCAGGCTCTCTGCGACGAATGTCGCTGCAGCCCCGTTCCCGCTCCGTGCCCCGCTCGCCCAGCCAGGGCTCCTACAGCCGGGCACGGGTCTACTCCCCGGTCCGCTCGCCCAGCGCCCGCTTCGAGCGGCTGCCGCCCCGGGGGGAGGAGATTTACGCCGACCCCGCCACCTTCATGATGAGGCGATCCATCAGTTCTCCAAAG TACGACTATCTGGGTGACAGACGGCCCGTCCCTGCAGGAATGTATCCGTACCACTACCCGGCATCCCCCAACGTCCACGACAAAATG GATGAACTTTTAGACCTTCAGTTGCAAAGAAACCTAGAGTATTTGGACCAGCAG ATGAGCGAGAGCGAAACCCTGATCAGTATGGTGAACAGGATGGTGGAGACCTCCTCCCCTAGGGCTCAGCTCTACATGCAA GTGACGCCCTTCCCGGAGGCCTACAGGGAGACGCTGCATGCCTACAAGATAAGCGAGCAAGACACCGAT AAGCTGCTGGGGAAGCTCTGTGAGCAGAACAAGGTGCTGCGGGAGCAGGAGAGGCTGGTGCAGCAGCTCCGAGCAGAGAAG GAGAGCCTGGAGAGTGCCCTGATGGGGACGCACCAGGAGCTGGAGATGTTTGGGAGCCAGCCTGCCTACCCGGAGAAGCTGCTGCACAAGAAGGAGTCGCTCCAGAACCAGCTCATCAACATCCGCGTGGAGCTGTCGCAGGCCAGCACG gcCTTGGCGAATAGCACCGCTGAGTATGAGAGTCTGGAGAGCGAAGTGTCTGCCCTGCACGACGACCTTTGGGAGCAGCTGAACCTGGACATCCAG AACGAAATGCTCAACCGGCAGATCCAGAAGGAGATCTGGCGGATCCAAGACGTGATGGAGGGGTTGAGGAAGAACAACCCGTCCCGCGGCACGGACACTGCCAAGCACAGAG tggCCATCGGCCCCTCGGGGACATACAGCTCCAacagccccgccagccccctgAGCTCGGCCAGCCTCACCAGCCCCCTCAGCCCCTTCTCCCTCGTCTCCGGCTCCCAGGGTTCACCCACCAAGCCAGGACCCGGCGAG GAACCAGGCCCGCCTCGACCTCCCCTCCCCAAGTCCTACGTACCCCTGGAGTCTCCTCCGACCGTTCCTCCGCTCCCCGGCGAGAGCCGGCTCTGGCCGTACCCCACCTCCCCTTCCTGGCAGCAAGGCGGCGAGGCGAAGAGGGGACAG CCCAAGCCAAGCTTCGAGCAGAGCAAGAAAGAGGCACAGCGGCTGTCCCCCCCCGGGCCCCCAGCTGAGGGGCTCCTGCAGAgccggcaggagcaggaggcagagaagcAAGCGGCTCTCAACAAGG TGGGCATCGTCCCCCCCAGGACCAAGTCTCCGGCGGAGGAGGAGGTGGTGCCGGTGGTCGGCGTGGCAAGGAGGAGCGCCGGCGGCATGGCCAACGGGCTCAGCTCTCGG GAGAGACCGAAGAGCGCCGTGTTCGCCAACGAGACGAAGGTGAAGATGAGTGTGGAGGAGCAGATCGACCGCATGAAACGCCACCAGAGCGGCTCGATGAAGGAGAAGCGGCGCAGCCTGCAGCTCCCCGGCAGCCAGCAGCCCGAGACCCCCGGCACGAAGGCACCCACCTCCTACAAAGTG GTGCGCCGGCACCGCAGCATCCATGAGGTGGACATCTCCGACCTGGAAGCAGCGCTGCGCTCCGACGACCCCAGCAAGGTCTACGAGACGCCGCAGGAGGAGATCGCCCGGCTGCGCAAGATGGAGCTGGAGCCACAGCACTACGACGTGGACATCAACAAGGAG ctctccACGCCGGACAAAGTCCTCATCCCCGAGCGGTACGTCGAACTGGAGCCCGATACGCCGCTCAGCCCCGAGGAGatgaaggagaagcagaagaaggTGGAAAGAATCAAGACCCTCATTGCCAAATCCAG CCTGCAGAATGTCATCCCCCTGGGCGAGGGGGAGGTGGACACCCCCCAAGACCCTGAGacccagctgcaggagcaggagaagAGGATAGAGATCTCGTGCGCTCTGGCTGCCGAGGCCTCCCGCCGTGGCCGCATGCTCTCGG CTCAGTGCGCTACCCCAAgccctcccacctccccagcctccccGACTCCACCGACCAACCCCCTCTCGTCTGAAACATCCCGGGTCGCCGACAACAGCCATTTTATGCGTGTCTGA
- the PLEKHA6 gene encoding pleckstrin homology domain-containing family A member 6 isoform X5, whose translation MSSKTGNKRPATIPSEPSNHAMVSEVPPERPGGRVGARSRAAQQTTAQMGCRGPPRGLSGSSPPLQASRSSRKGIAFGKRSNSMKRNPNAAVTKSGWLYKQASSGVKQWNKRWFVLVDRCLFYYKDEKEESILGSIPLLSFRVAAVQPSDNISRKHTFKVTVCWVEEMPASNEQSLFPQAEHAGIRTYFFSAENTEEQESWIQAMGEAARVQIPPTQRHEKPDSENIPPSKHHHHHCNTTHREHPKADPDAKTRGEGDGRGSEKIERKSERMESKKEPLAKANGIAGQEMPSEPGSPYPEAPRVPASVERPPQPNGWPYSSPSRPGSTAYPPPDGESVAQRRGFAPRTNPEKIAQRKSSMTQLQQWVNSRRGAVPPEELRSPTRFYPVSRRVPDYYSPYSPQYPEDYQYYPPGVRPDSICSMPAYERVSPPWALEDKRHSFRNGGTYQLRDWKEHPGFGRQDVPLWLPSPGRQPTYLDEVDAASGSLRRMSLQPRSRSVPRSPSQGSYSRARVYSPVRSPSARFERLPPRGEEIYADPATFMMRRSISSPKYDYLGDRRPVPAGMYPYHYPASPNVHDKMDELLDLQLQRNLEYLDQQMSESETLISMVNRMVETSSPRAQLYMQVTPFPEAYRETLHAYKISEQDTDKLLGKLCEQNKVLREQERLVQQLRAEKESLESALMGTHQELEMFGSQPAYPEKLLHKKESLQNQLINIRVELSQASTALANSTAEYESLESEVSALHDDLWEQLNLDIQNEMLNRQIQKEIWRIQDVMEGLRKNNPSRGTDTAKHRVAIGPSGTYSSNSPASPLSSASLTSPLSPFSLVSGSQGSPTKPGPGEEPGPPRPPLPKSYVPLESPPTVPPLPGESRLWPYPTSPSWQQGGEAKRGQPKPSFEQSKKEAQRLSPPGPPAEGLLQSRQEQEAEKQAALNKVGIVPPRTKSPAEEEVVPVVGVARRSAGGMANGLSSRERPKSAVFANETKVKMSVEEQIDRMKRHQSGSMKEKRRSLQLPGSQQPETPGTKAPTSYKVVRRHRSIHEVDISDLEAALRSDDPSKVYETPQEEIARLRKMELEPQHYDVDINKELSTPDKVLIPERYVELEPDTPLSPEEMKEKQKKVERIKTLIAKSSLQNVIPLGEGEVDTPQDPETQLQEQEKRIEISCALAAEASRRGRMLSAQCATPSPPTSPASPTPPTNPLSSETSRVADNSHFMRV comes from the exons ATGTCAAGCAAAACGGGCAACAAGCGCCCGGCGACCATCCCCAGCGAGCCCTCCAACCACGCCATGGTGTCGGAGGTGCCCCCGGAGCGCCCCGGAGGCCGGGTGGGTGCCCGGAGCCGTGCAGCACAGCAGACAACAGCGCAGATGGGGTGTCGGGGGCCCCCCCGGGGACTGAGCGGCTCCTCTCCCCCTCTGCAGGCTTCGCGCTCCTCCCGCAAGGGCATCGCCTTCGGGAAGCGCTCCAATTCCATGAAGAGGAACCCCAACGCCGCCGTGACTAAAAGCGGCTGGCTCTACAAGCAG GCCAGCTCGGGGGTGAAGCAGTGGAACAAGCGCTGGTTCGTGCTGGTGGATCGTTGCCTCTTCTACTACAAAG ATGAGAAGGAGGAGAGCATCCTGGGCAGCATCCCCCTCCTCAGCTTCCGCGTGGCCGCCGTGCAGCCCTCCGACAACATCAGCAGGAAGCACACGTTCAAG GTGACAGTGTGCTGGGTGGAGGAGATGCCGGCGAGTAATGAGCAGTCCCTGTTTCCCCAGGCCGAGCACGCTGGCATCCGGACCTACTTCTTCAGCGCCGAGAACACGGAGGAGCAGGAGTCCTGGATCCAAGCCATGGGCGAAGCCGCCCGTGTGCAGATCCCCCCGACCCAGAG GCATGAGAAGCCAGACTCTGAAAACATCCCCCCcagcaaacaccaccaccaccactgcaacACCACCCACCGTGAGCACCCCAAAGCTGACCCCGACGCCAAGACCCGGGGTGAAGGCGACGGCCGTGGCTCGGAGAAGATCGAGAGGAAGTCAGAGAGGATGGAGAGCAAGAAGGAGCCCTTGGCCAAAGCCAACGGCATTGCCGGGCAGGAGATGCCCTCAGAGCCTGGAAGTCCTTACCCTGAGGCACCCCGGGTACCAGCGAGCGTGGAGCGGCCACCACAGCCCAACGGCTGGCCCTACTCCTCGCCCAGCCGCCCCGGCAGCACCGCGTACCCCCCACCCGACGGGGAGAGCGTGGCCCAGCGCCGGGGCTTTGCCCCCCGCACCAACCCTGAGAAGATTGCCCAGCGCAAGAGCTCGATGACACAGCTGCAGCAGTGGGTGAACTCGCGCCGGGGGGCCGTGCCCCCCGAGGAGCTGCGGAG CCCCACCAGGTTTTACCCTGTGTCTCGCCGGGTGCCCGACTACTATTCCCCCTACTCACCCCAGTACCCCGAGGACTACCAATACTACCCACCTGGGGTGCGCCCCGACAGCATCTGCTCCATGCCCGCCTACGAGCGGGTGAGCCCGCCCTGGGCGCTGGAGGACAAGCGGCATTCCTTCCGCAACGGGGGCACCTACCAGCTCCGTGACTGGAAAGAGCACCCCGGTTTTGGCCGGCAAGATGTCCCACTTTGGCTACCCAGTCCTGGGAGGCAACCAACCTACTTGGATGAGGTGGATGCAGCCTCAGGCTCTCTGCGACGAATGTCGCTGCAGCCCCGTTCCCGCTCCGTGCCCCGCTCGCCCAGCCAGGGCTCCTACAGCCGGGCACGGGTCTACTCCCCGGTCCGCTCGCCCAGCGCCCGCTTCGAGCGGCTGCCGCCCCGGGGGGAGGAGATTTACGCCGACCCCGCCACCTTCATGATGAGGCGATCCATCAGTTCTCCAAAG TACGACTATCTGGGTGACAGACGGCCCGTCCCTGCAGGAATGTATCCGTACCACTACCCGGCATCCCCCAACGTCCACGACAAAATG GATGAACTTTTAGACCTTCAGTTGCAAAGAAACCTAGAGTATTTGGACCAGCAG ATGAGCGAGAGCGAAACCCTGATCAGTATGGTGAACAGGATGGTGGAGACCTCCTCCCCTAGGGCTCAGCTCTACATGCAA GTGACGCCCTTCCCGGAGGCCTACAGGGAGACGCTGCATGCCTACAAGATAAGCGAGCAAGACACCGAT AAGCTGCTGGGGAAGCTCTGTGAGCAGAACAAGGTGCTGCGGGAGCAGGAGAGGCTGGTGCAGCAGCTCCGAGCAGAGAAG GAGAGCCTGGAGAGTGCCCTGATGGGGACGCACCAGGAGCTGGAGATGTTTGGGAGCCAGCCTGCCTACCCGGAGAAGCTGCTGCACAAGAAGGAGTCGCTCCAGAACCAGCTCATCAACATCCGCGTGGAGCTGTCGCAGGCCAGCACG gcCTTGGCGAATAGCACCGCTGAGTATGAGAGTCTGGAGAGCGAAGTGTCTGCCCTGCACGACGACCTTTGGGAGCAGCTGAACCTGGACATCCAG AACGAAATGCTCAACCGGCAGATCCAGAAGGAGATCTGGCGGATCCAAGACGTGATGGAGGGGTTGAGGAAGAACAACCCGTCCCGCGGCACGGACACTGCCAAGCACAGAG tggCCATCGGCCCCTCGGGGACATACAGCTCCAacagccccgccagccccctgAGCTCGGCCAGCCTCACCAGCCCCCTCAGCCCCTTCTCCCTCGTCTCCGGCTCCCAGGGTTCACCCACCAAGCCAGGACCCGGCGAG GAACCAGGCCCGCCTCGACCTCCCCTCCCCAAGTCCTACGTACCCCTGGAGTCTCCTCCGACCGTTCCTCCGCTCCCCGGCGAGAGCCGGCTCTGGCCGTACCCCACCTCCCCTTCCTGGCAGCAAGGCGGCGAGGCGAAGAGGGGACAG CCCAAGCCAAGCTTCGAGCAGAGCAAGAAAGAGGCACAGCGGCTGTCCCCCCCCGGGCCCCCAGCTGAGGGGCTCCTGCAGAgccggcaggagcaggaggcagagaagcAAGCGGCTCTCAACAAGG TGGGCATCGTCCCCCCCAGGACCAAGTCTCCGGCGGAGGAGGAGGTGGTGCCGGTGGTCGGCGTGGCAAGGAGGAGCGCCGGCGGCATGGCCAACGGGCTCAGCTCTCGG GAGAGACCGAAGAGCGCCGTGTTCGCCAACGAGACGAAGGTGAAGATGAGTGTGGAGGAGCAGATCGACCGCATGAAACGCCACCAGAGCGGCTCGATGAAGGAGAAGCGGCGCAGCCTGCAGCTCCCCGGCAGCCAGCAGCCCGAGACCCCCGGCACGAAGGCACCCACCTCCTACAAAGTG GTGCGCCGGCACCGCAGCATCCATGAGGTGGACATCTCCGACCTGGAAGCAGCGCTGCGCTCCGACGACCCCAGCAAGGTCTACGAGACGCCGCAGGAGGAGATCGCCCGGCTGCGCAAGATGGAGCTGGAGCCACAGCACTACGACGTGGACATCAACAAGGAG ctctccACGCCGGACAAAGTCCTCATCCCCGAGCGGTACGTCGAACTGGAGCCCGATACGCCGCTCAGCCCCGAGGAGatgaaggagaagcagaagaaggTGGAAAGAATCAAGACCCTCATTGCCAAATCCAG CCTGCAGAATGTCATCCCCCTGGGCGAGGGGGAGGTGGACACCCCCCAAGACCCTGAGacccagctgcaggagcaggagaagAGGATAGAGATCTCGTGCGCTCTGGCTGCCGAGGCCTCCCGCCGTGGCCGCATGCTCTCGG CTCAGTGCGCTACCCCAAgccctcccacctccccagcctccccGACTCCACCGACCAACCCCCTCTCGTCTGAAACATCCCGGGTCGCCGACAACAGCCATTTTATGCGTGTCTGA
- the GOLT1A gene encoding vesicle transport protein GOT1A: MVSLTDFQRIGVGLVGFGLFFILFGMLLYFDSVLLAFGNILFLSGLVFIIGFRRTFTFFFQRPKLKGTSFFMGGVLIVLMRWPLLGMLLEAYGFITLFRSFFPVAFGFLGSLTNIPVLSKLLQKMGESSSMV, encoded by the exons ATGGTGTCTCTGACTGACTTCCAGC GGATCGGCGTGGGACTGGTCGGCTTTGGcctcttcttcatcctttttGGGATGCTCTTGTACTTTGACTCAGTGCTTCTGGCCTTCGGGAAT ATCCTCTTCCTCTCCGGCTTGGTCTTCATCATCGGTTTCAGGAGGACCTTCACCTTCTTCTTCCAGCGGCCAAAGCTGAAAGGCACCAGTTTCTTCATGGGAGGGGTCCTTATTGTCCTCATGCGGTGGCCACTGCTGGGCATGCTGCTGGAGGCTTATGGCTTCATCACCCTCTTCAG GAGTTTTTTCCCAGTGGCTTTTGGGTTTTTGGGCTCGCTGACAAACATCCCCGTGCTGAGCAAG CTCTTGCAGAAGATGGGAGAGAGCAGCTCCATGGTGTGA